A single window of Vitis riparia cultivar Riparia Gloire de Montpellier isolate 1030 unplaced genomic scaffold, EGFV_Vit.rip_1.0 scaffold460_pilon_pilon, whole genome shotgun sequence DNA harbors:
- the LOC117909900 gene encoding disease resistance protein RUN1-like — MAGVLPSISDIRCEVPELRGDNFKIWKERILLQLGCMDIDYAIRKDEPHKITDTSTPEQILLYERWEKSNRLSVMYIKTKISAGIRGSIEQHENVRELLKAIDEQFVTSDKALASTLIMKFTSLKLTAIRGVREHIMEMRDIVAQLKKLEVEMSESFLVHFILNTLPPQNEATFVEEIASFIFHEKINMAQSDIAEDLVGIDSRLCEIEPLLCLKAADVRIIGIWGMSGIGKTTLAGAIFERFRNQFEGCVFFENVGTQLEREGIEGLQEKLLPKILGLKNLSLTGRPSIKAALGSKKVLIVLDNVKDPMIIEKIAKKRDWFGVGSRIIITTTNKNVLRTHEVKEIYEVKKFDGDEAMKIFSRYAFKQDHPRKDFVELSKSIIACTHGLPLAIKLLGDLLFEKSKHEWETKLDKLNKDLKLGINCLQMSYNELNDDEQCLFLDIACFFKGENIDYVAKILDNHNCCPIDGIHALVDKSLITISGNKLQMHDLLQEMGREVVCQKSQEPGKRTRLWKHEDISLVLKNNKGTEEVEGISLDLSHVKEKLHFKTPAFARMNKLKLLKVYNSGGASKKGNLVLLTSLGGLKMLGGMRPTEFNLFLDVIHGSPRDIFCELNDLHSLEVGFFCNAFNWDGVMRGIVLVEVGGLVKEQGEKSSCKGTRSSSI; from the exons ATGGCTGGAG TTTTACCTAGCATATCTGATATTCGTTGTGAGGTTCCCGAACTTAGAGGAGATAACTTTAagatatggaaggagagaattctTCTTCAATTAGGGTGCATGGACATAGACTATGCCATAAGGAAAGATGAACCACATAAGATCACTGATACCAGCACACCTGAACAAATTTTGTTGTACGAACGCTGGGAGAAATCTAATCGCCTTAGCGTGATGTACATTAAGACAAAAATCAGTGCTGGTATACGTGGTTCAATCGAGCAACATGAAAATGTTCGTGAATTGCTAAAGGCTATTGACGAGCAATTCGTCACTTCAGATAAAGCCTTGGCAAGCACCctaattatgaagttcacaTCCTTGAAGCTCACCGCTATAAGAGGTGTGCGTGAACATATCATGGAGATGAGGGACATTGTGGCTCAATTGAAGAAACTCGAGGTAGAAATGTCTGAATCTTTCCTGGTGCACTTTATCCTTAACACTCTTCCACCTCA GAATGAAGCAACGTTTGTTGAGGAAATTGcctcatttattttccatgagAAAATTAATATGGCACAAAGTGATATAGCTGAGGACCTAGTGGGGATAGATTCTCGTTTATGTGAAATCGAACCATTATTATGTCTTAAGGCGGCTGATGTTCGCATCATAGGAATCTGGGGCATGAGCGGCATAGGGAAGACAACTCTTGCAGGTGCTATTTTTGAACGATTTCGTAATCAATTTGAGGGTTGCgtcttttttgaaaatgttggaaCACAATTGGAAAGAGAAGGTATTGAAGGTTTACAAGAGAAATTGCTTCCAAAAATATTAGGGCTTAAAAATCTTAGTTTAACAGGACGCCCTTCAATAAAGGCTGCATTAGGCTCTAAAAAAGTCCTTATTGTCCTTGATAATGTGAAAGATCCAATGATCATAGAAAAGATAGCCAAAAAACGTGATTGGTTTGGTGTTGGAAGTAGAATCATCATAACTACTACAAATAAAAATGTGCTGAGGACTCATGAAGTGAAGGAAATATATGAGGTGAAGAAATTTGACGGGGATGAAGCCATGAAGATTTTCAGTCGTTATGCATTTAAACAAGACCATCCTAGAAAGGATTTTGTGGAGCTCTCCAAAAGCATAATAGCTTGTACTCACGGTCTTCCATTAGCTATTAAACTTTTAGGTgaccttttatttgaaaagagCAAACATGAGTGGGAAACCAAATTGGATAAACTGAACAAAGATCTTAAGTTGGGCAtcaattgtcttcaaatgagTTACAATGAGCTCAATGATGATGAACAATGTTTATTTCTAGACATTGCGTGTTTTTTTAAGGGTGAGAACATAGATTATGTTGCAAAAATACTTGACAATCACAATTGTTGCCCAATTGATGGAATACATGCTCTTGTTGATAAGTCTCTAATAACTATTTCTGGGAACAAGCTTCAGATGCATGATTTACTacaagaaatgggaagagaagtTGTTTGTCAAAAGTCCCAAGAGCCAGGCAAGCGGACCAGGTTGTGGAAGCATGAGGACATTTCCCTtgtgttgaaaaataataag GGAACCGAGGAAGTTGAAGGAATATCTCTCGATTTGTCTCATGTAAAAGAGAAACTACACTTCAAAACTCCGGCCTTTGCAAGGATGAATAAACTTAAATTGCTTAAAGTGTACAATTCTGGAGGTGCCTCCAAAAAGGGGAACT TGGTGTTATTGACCAGTCTTGGAGGTTTGAAGATGTTGGGTGGTATGCGGCCAACAGAGTTCAATCTCTTTCTG GATGTGATCCATGGGAGCCCTCGTGATATATTTTGTGAGTTGAACGATCTCCATTCCTTAGAGGTTGGTTTCTTCTGCAATGCTTTCAATTGGGATGGAGTGATGAGGGGGATTGTTCTAGTGGAAGTGGGTGGTCTAGTCAAGGAGCAGGGAGAGAAAAGCTCTTGTAAGGGAACCCGATCTTCTAGTATTTAA
- the LOC117909883 gene encoding TMV resistance protein N-like isoform X3: MASAAASSSSSQTRYDVFLSFRGEDTRNNFTAHLYHALCQKGINTFIDDDKLERGQVISPALVAAIENSMFSIVVLSKNYAFSRWCLQELVKIVECMKSRRQRVVPIFYNVDPSDVRRQRGIFGEALAKHEENSENMERVQSWKDALTQVANLSGWDSRNKFLQI, from the exons ATGGCTTCTGctgctgcttcttcttcttcttctcaaaCGCGCTATGATGTGTTCCTCAGCTTCAGAGGAGAAGACACCCGCAATAACTTCACTGCCCATCTCTATCACGCCTTGTGCCAGAAAGGAATCAACACTTTCATCGATGATGACAAGCTCGAGAGAGGCCAAGTCATATCTCCTGCCCTGGTTGCAGCTATCGAAAACTCCATGTTTTCAATAGTTGTTTTGTCGAAAAATTATGCATTCTCTAGATGGTGTTTACAGGAATTGGTGAAGATAGTAGAGTGCATGAAAAGCAGGAGACAGAGGGTTGTCCCAATTTTCTACAATGTGGATCCCTCGGATGTGAGAAGACAGAGGGGCATATTTGGAGAAGCATTGGCTAAACATGAAGAGAACTCGGAGAACATGGAGAGGGTGCAGAGTTGGAAGGATGCTCTCACTCAAGTTGCAAATTTATCCGGTTGGGATTCAAGAAATAA GTTCTtgcaaatttga
- the LOC117909883 gene encoding TMV resistance protein N-like isoform X2, whose product MASAAASSSSSQTRYDVFLSFRGEDTRNNFTAHLYHALCQKGINTFIDDDKLERGQVISPALVAAIENSMFSIVVLSKNYAFSRWCLQELVKIVECMKSRRQRVVPIFYNVDPSDVRRQRGIFGEALAKHEENSENMERVQSWKDALTQVANLSGWDSRNKQLKKLKAYSSTCLI is encoded by the exons ATGGCTTCTGctgctgcttcttcttcttcttctcaaaCGCGCTATGATGTGTTCCTCAGCTTCAGAGGAGAAGACACCCGCAATAACTTCACTGCCCATCTCTATCACGCCTTGTGCCAGAAAGGAATCAACACTTTCATCGATGATGACAAGCTCGAGAGAGGCCAAGTCATATCTCCTGCCCTGGTTGCAGCTATCGAAAACTCCATGTTTTCAATAGTTGTTTTGTCGAAAAATTATGCATTCTCTAGATGGTGTTTACAGGAATTGGTGAAGATAGTAGAGTGCATGAAAAGCAGGAGACAGAGGGTTGTCCCAATTTTCTACAATGTGGATCCCTCGGATGTGAGAAGACAGAGGGGCATATTTGGAGAAGCATTGGCTAAACATGAAGAGAACTCGGAGAACATGGAGAGGGTGCAGAGTTGGAAGGATGCTCTCACTCAAGTTGCAAATTTATCCGGTTGGGATTCAAGAAATAA GCAACTGAAAAAATTGAAGGCATATTCCTCAACTTGTCTCATTTAG
- the LOC117909883 gene encoding TMV resistance protein N-like isoform X1: MASAAASSSSSQTRYDVFLSFRGEDTRNNFTAHLYHALCQKGINTFIDDDKLERGQVISPALVAAIENSMFSIVVLSKNYAFSRWCLQELVKIVECMKSRRQRVVPIFYNVDPSDVRRQRGIFGEALAKHEENSENMERVQSWKDALTQVANLSGWDSRNKNEPLLIKEIVTDILNKLLSTSISDTENLVGIDARMQEIEMRLCLGLMIF, translated from the exons ATGGCTTCTGctgctgcttcttcttcttcttctcaaaCGCGCTATGATGTGTTCCTCAGCTTCAGAGGAGAAGACACCCGCAATAACTTCACTGCCCATCTCTATCACGCCTTGTGCCAGAAAGGAATCAACACTTTCATCGATGATGACAAGCTCGAGAGAGGCCAAGTCATATCTCCTGCCCTGGTTGCAGCTATCGAAAACTCCATGTTTTCAATAGTTGTTTTGTCGAAAAATTATGCATTCTCTAGATGGTGTTTACAGGAATTGGTGAAGATAGTAGAGTGCATGAAAAGCAGGAGACAGAGGGTTGTCCCAATTTTCTACAATGTGGATCCCTCGGATGTGAGAAGACAGAGGGGCATATTTGGAGAAGCATTGGCTAAACATGAAGAGAACTCGGAGAACATGGAGAGGGTGCAGAGTTGGAAGGATGCTCTCACTCAAGTTGCAAATTTATCCGGTTGGGATTCAAGAAATAA GAATGAGCCTCTACTAATCAAGGAAATCGTTAcagatattttgaataaattgttaAGTACATCTATTAGTGATACTGAAAATCTGGTTGGAATAGATGCTCGCATGCAAGAAATAGAAATGCGATTATGTTTGGGTCTGATGATTTTCTGA